The nucleotide window ACTTCTATTGGACCGTGGTTGCGTTCAATAAAATATCTCACTGCATCATAAACATATCTTTCGTGACCTGCATGAAGAGCAAGTCCTTCTGATACAGGAATCCAGCTAACACTTTCAACTTCACTTTTATCAAGACCGTAAAAGGTGTCGATAAATTTATCCTTCGGAAGAAAGGCAAAGAATACGGTTGTCTCAATCCATGCGTTATCGGTATTCCGATAATCATCGGAATATTTCCTATACATTCTCTTCACAAGACGCTGGTCGAAATTTTTAAATTGAGGAACCTCTTCGCCAAGCTCACGTAGAGCGGCTGTGACTTTTGACTCACCTTTGTCTACCATTCCACCTACAACAGCATTCATACCGTTGTCTGCGCGTTTGATTGCTAAAAAACAAAGCAAGCCAGTTCTTGGATGAACTGTAACCATGACAATATCCACTGCACGATTGGCTCCCCATTGATACAAAAGCCCTCTACCTCTAATACCTGTTCTTCCACAAGGATTAAGGGGTCGACCTTCTATATCGTGAGCTATCCTATGGATAACTTTACTAAATCTCTGGTTGATATTTTTATAAGCATCCTCGGCTTCAATTTCTCCAGCCATGCTCTTTTTAAGAACAGAATCATGCACAAAATATGGAGGATCGTACTCAGGCCAATCAATAGCCCAGCACCCTTTATCTTCTGGAACGAAAAACCTTTCTGGATAACTATCCGGCTTTTTTGTTCTAGCAATATTATGAACCTTTTTTAATATCTCTAAATTTCTTCTTGGCATATTATGAATTTGACAAAGTATACAATATTTCGTACAATATATCAAGACCTGAGGTCATTTTAAATTATTTCCTCAGATAGTGTACTTTATACTCTAAATACTATATACTAAAGATATGAAAAAAGCAAAACTAACACCAAGAGAACTAGGATTTGTAAGAGTTGGCGCAGCCGTTCCCTCTTTAAAAATTGGGGATATCTCCCACAACTTAGACGAGCTAGAAAAGCTCGCCAAGGCAAGTTTCCAAAATGGATCATCTATCACTGTATTCCCTGAGCTTTGTATCACCGGATACACGGTCGGTGACCTGTTTCAGCAAAAAATCATGATTCAAAAATCCCTTGAAGGTCTTTTTGACTTAGCAGGTAGAACTGGAAACCTATCAGGGGTTTTCATTGTAGGCCTACCTATCGAATATCAGGGTGCGCTATATAACTGCGCAGCTCTAATAGGAGGAGGTGAAGTTCTCGGTATTGTGCCAAAAAGCTACTTACCAAACTACAGTGAATTTTATGAAAAAAGATGGTTCACAGAAGGCATTCATGTTCCAAAAGGTGCAACTATCAAGAAAAATTATTTGGGACAAGAAATTCCATTTGGAACAGACATTATCTTTGAAGACAGGGACAACAAAAATCTCGTTCTTGGAATCGAAATCTGTGAAGACGTGTGGACAGTGATCAAGCCAAGCTCAAAATTAGCACTGGCTGGAGCGACTATTCTTGCAAATCTTTCAGCATCAAACGAAATTGTAGGCAAGGTCACTTATAGAAGAGACCTTGTGCGACAACAGTCAGCTGATACGATAAGTGCTTATGTTTACACTTCATCTGGCCCAGGCGAATCAAGTACTGATTTAGTTTTCTCGGGTCATGCAATAATCGCTGAAAACGGTTCGATACTTTCTGAAAACGAACGCTTCAAATTCGATAGTCAAATTGTCTATGCTGATATCGATATTGATTTGATAGCGATGAATCGCAGACGAAATATTAGTTTTGGTGAGTCGAAACGTGAAATCAATCCTGAAAACTTTAGAACTGTAATCGTAAACATGAATTGTTATTACGAAAAGTTCAAAACGCTCGGACGAAATATCACAAAGACACCATTTGTTCCTACAGACGAAAAGACTCGTTTTGAAATCACGGAAGAGATTTTCCAAATCCAAGCGACAGCGCTCGCGACTAGAATGCGCAATTCAAACATCCACAAACTCATCTTGGGTCTGTCAGGTGGACTGGATTCTACACTCTCTATGCTTGTGGCTATAAGATCCTTGGAGATCCTTGGTCTACCAAAAGAGAATCTGACACTGATTACGATGCCAGGATTTGGTACAACAAAAAAGACCAAGACTAACGCCGAAAAACTTGCAGAAGCTTTCGGAATAAAACTCGAAAGCATAAGTATCGAAAATGGGTCAAAAATTCAGTTAAGAGATGTAGGACATGATGGCGAAAAACAAAATGTAACGTTTGAAAATGTACAGGCTCGCTATCGCATGATGACCTTGCAAGATATCGCAAACGAACGCGGTGGGCTTGTACTCGGAACCGGTGACTTATCAGAACTTGCACTTGGATGGTGTACATTTGGTGGAGACCACACTGTTACATACAATGTGAACGGTGGAGTTCCAAAAACACTTGTTCAGCATGTCGTACGATATGCAGGCAAAGTTTACGGTGGATCTATTGAAGAAGTTTTGAATGAAATCCTTGGCACACCGATATCGCCAGAGCTTTTACGTGGAGACAAAGATAACCCAACGCAGAAGACAGAGGATGTTGTCGGGCCTTATGAATTGCACGATTTCTTCTTGTTTCATTTTTTACGTCGCGGAGAGAATCCATCAAAAATTCTTTACCTAGCAAAATATGCTTTTGGTGAAGAGTATGAGACAGAAACAATCCGTAAATGGTTGGGGGAATTCTTGAAAAGATTTTTTTCTCAACAATTCAAGCGCTCAATCATCCCAGACGGACCAAAAGTTGGATCGGTAACACTATCATCACGCGGAGACTGGCGCATGCCATCTGATGCTAGCGCCAAAATGTGGATAGAAGAATTGAATAATGTTATTATTTAAGATATGAAATTCGATACATCAAAACTTCTAAATCCGTGGGTATCTGTAGACGTAGTTGTCTTCACTTTGGAAAACAACGAACTCAAAGTACTTCTTACAAAACGCGCTAGTGATCCATTTATGGGATCATGGGCTCTTCCTGGTGGATTCCTGTTAAAAGGAGAAACTACAGAAATTGCTGCACGTCGAGTACTCAAGCAAAAAGCTGGGGTTAGTAGTGATGTATATTTAGAACAACTTTATACTTTTGATACACCGGGACGCGATCCGCGCGCTCCGGTGTTTTCTATTACTTATTTTGCTCTTGTGCCTATCGAAGATATCAAATTTGCAAAAACAGACAAAACTGAGAGCCCAGAATTCATATCTATAAACCATCTACCTCGCTTAGCTTTTGATCATAAAGATATTGTGAATTACTCAATTAAACGTCTGCAAGCAAAGATTCAATACACGAACGCTGCATATTCTATACTTCCAAAACTTTTTACTTTCTCTCAATTACAAAAAGTTTATGAAGCGATACTAGAACGCGCTATAGACAAAAGAAACTTCCGTAAAAAATTCATGCAACTTGGTCTGATCAAAGAAACCAAGAAAATGCTTCGCGGCGGCAAGCAGCGTCCTGCAAAACTATATGAATTTATCTCACACAAACCAGCTGAGCTAAAAAAGTTTTTCTAGGAATATAAATTTTTACTAACTATATACTCATAGACACCGTCGGCAATACTGTCAGGTTTTTCTCCTTTTTTAATTTTTTCACGTATCAGGGTTGCAGACATCGAACCGACAGGTTCTATCTCGGTACAAGAAATCTTAGCTAGAATTTCCCCATCTATATTTCCATCACGTCCGACAACATAAAAGTGGTGCGAAAGTATCTCATCTGCAAATTCCCAAGTTGGAATAGAATTTACAACATCGGTACCTGTAATAATCGAGAACTTGTGATCAGAGTATTTTTTATGAAGATGCCTGAGTGTTTGAAATGTATATGACGGGGTCGGCAAATCAAATTCAACCCTAGACACAAATACGCTATCTAGGTCATTTACCGCAAGCTCTACCATCTGTGCACGATCTTCACTAGGAGCAAGCGAGTTTGCGGGTTTGTCTGGATTTATTGGAGACACAACAACCCAGATTTCATCTGGAGAATTTTCATGATTTCTGACCTTTTGAATTACTTTTTTATGGTCGTCATGAATCGGGTTAAAAGATCCAAAGTATAGAGCTATGTGTTTCATATGGTGGATTATATCAAAATTTATAAAGCTTTCTCTTTGACAAAATGACCTAAATATGATAGAATACTGTTAGATATGTGCACTTGTTGCACTTTTAAAAAGTGCATGATATAGTGTATATAATACATTAAGTAAATTAAAAAACAAATATATGAAAGAAGCTAAAAAAGCACTCTTAATCATAGATGTGCAAAACGATTTTTGTCCTGGAGGCTCACTTGCTGTCACTGATGGTGATCGTGTGGTAGAACCATTGAACAACATGATCAAGCTTGCCCGCGAAAACGGCTGGCTTGTCATCGCCTCTCGTGACTGGCACCCAAAAGATACTGCCCACTTCAAAGAATTCGGCGGTATCTGGCCCGCACATTGTATCGAAGGTACTGGTGGAGCAAAGTTCAAACATGGACTTCTTTTTCCAGAAAAAACAGTAATCATCAATAAAGGTACTTCTAAAAAAGATGATGGTTACTCCCCTTTTGAAGGAACCGATACTGTACTTGATTTACCCCTTGCTCAAATTTTAAACATCAAGGGTATTACCGATATATTTATCGGAGGCCTTGCAACAGACTATTGCGTAAAAGCAGGAGTTCTGGATGCATTAAAAAATGGTTATGGTGTGTATCTTTTAGAAGATGCCATCAAAGCCGTAAATCTTAAACCCGATGATGGCGCAAATGCAATTGCAGAAATGCAAAATGCCGGTGCAATCATCACAACAACAACGGAGGTAATCAATGAAAAACGATAACTTTAATTTCCATCGTCTCGATGAAGAGACTATGGAAGGCAATATTGTTGAGTCAGTACTCGACGATGACTTCTACAAATTCTCGATGGGCCAGTTTATCTGGGATCATCCTGAATTGAAAGAAACAGAAGTTGAGTGGCACTTCAACAATCGGACAAAATCGATACAGCTGGGCAATATTATTTCCGAAAAAGATTTCTTTGATCAAATCGAAGGGATTAAAAATTTCGGGATCGATAGTTCAGGGTTTCGTTTCTTGCGAGGGCTTGAAATCTACGGAGACAAAATGTTTTCCGATGATTATCTAAATTTCCTCAAAGGAATTAAATTCCCGGAAATTAGTTTCGGAAGAACCGATGAAGGCCAGCTTGATATAAAGTGGAAAGATACATGGAACACTTCTATGCATGCAGAAATGCCAATACTACGTATTGTTAGTGGTCTGTATGTTCGAGCTCAACTCAAAAACAAGAGCAAGCTCGAACGCGAAGCATTCTATGCCGAAGGAATCAAAAGACTTGCGCTAAAAGTAGCAAGGTTGAAAGAACACAAAAATGTTGTGTTCTCAGATTTTGCAAACCGCAGAACACCTTCGCCAATACTTCATGAATACATGGTAGTAAGAGCCGCTGAAGAACTCGGCAAACAGTTCAAAGGAACTTCCAAAACGAGTCTTGCGATGAAGCACGGACTTGACCCTATTGGAACTTGGGGCCCATGAGCTTGCAATGATTATCACAGCACTTCGTTTTGATGGCAGCCGCCAATCAATCGAGCAAGCTCAGATAGAGTTGCATACAAAATGGCTCAACCAGTTCGGTGAGGGTATCGCCCTGTCACTGCCAGACACATACGGCACACAGTTCACACTGGATACACTGCCAGATGAAATCGTGAGCAAACTAAAAGGTTTCAGGATTGATTCTGAAGATCCGTTTGTATCGATCCCGAGATTTCAAGAGAGATTCGTCAGAGCCGGTATCGATTACAAAAACAAATTATTCGTGCCGAGTGATGAACTCAATCTCGACAAGATGATCGCCATCAGTGATGCGTTCGGCGCATCGAGTATGATTAGTCACGGCTGGGGTGGAGGATTTGGAAACGACTTTGGTTTCAATAAAGTTTCAATTATCTGTAAACCATATTCGGCAAATGGAAAGTTTTGCGTAAAACTCTCCGACAATGTCGAAAAGGCAATCGGTGAATACGGAACTGTTAAAAAATACAAAGAAGCGCTCAACTACAAAGGCGAGTATGCAAAAGTTTGTATTTCATAAGTTCACAAAGGCGGGAAAATTCCCGCCTTTTATTATTAATGTATAATCAATCTATATGACACACAAATTCGATAGAGTAGCTATTTTCTACAGACCCGACATCTCTGGCGGCAGCACATGGGAGAAGAAAATCATATCAAAACTAAAATCTTTAAATAAAAAAATTGAAATCGGGTCTAAGCGTCCGAAGGTGGTTATTGCTCTAGGTGGAGATGGAACAATCATGGAAGCCATCCGCAATTTTAAACACTTCTCCCCTCTTTTTATAGGACTGAACTTGGGCCACGTCGGATTCCTCGCGACTATTCGCGAGAAGAAAAATTTTCTAAAAGGCATCGAAAAAATATACAAAGGTGAATATACAGTTTCAGAGCGAATGATGCTCCACGTCGGAGTCGTACGTAAAGGCAAAGAGATCTACGAGACCCAAGCTCTCGGCGATATGTATATTCAAAACCTCACAGGACTTCTCGATCTCGATATCCATATCGATGAGCATCTAGTTCAGCGTGTTCATGGAACAGGTGCTATAGCAAGCACCGCGAGTGGTTCTACGGCCTACAACTTGTCACTACATGGTCCGATAGTTATGCCAGATATAAACTGTATCGTAGTGAACGAAATCCTCGATCACAACACTCCGACACCTTCTATGATTATCAAGAAAACTAAACGTGTTTCTTTCCATATTAAAAATTTCCGCCGACGCAACGAAGTACTGCTCGCAAAAGATGGCCTAGATATTGACGTAGGTATGTGGACCGATGGAGTGCTCGTCATGCGCCTGCTTCCAGGCGACATAGTCCATGTAGCGCGCGCTCGCGGGAAAATAAAACTCGCCGAGATAGAAAAAGATTATTTCTTCAAAAGTATCCAACAAAAATTCACATTCAAATAGTAGAAAAGGCGGACAATTGTCCGCCTTTTTGTTATTTAATTTTTTCAACATTCTCACCAGCTTTTTCTTTACTGGTAATATATGTGAAATGAAATTCTTTTGCCACTTCCGGCATTACTACCATACCTTCACATTCTGCCAATGCTTGTTTGCAATGCCTGAAAAATATTGGCATATAATTTTTTGGAAGATTAAGCATAGCAATCATTGATCGTACGTTTTTCAACACATTCATCTCGTAACGCTCCTGGCGCAATCCGATTACACTAAAAGAAATATAGTCTTCCAGTATCCGCTCATACTCGAGCACAGGTAAAGTTAAGCGCTCTTCGGAATACGATCTGTTTATTGTTGGTAGATTTTCATACCAGAGCTTGCACCAAGCCGCATTGTTTTTACGAAACTTGCGCAAATAACCTAAAACCTTATCTGCGTCTGGATGCTGATTCATAAGACCAATAACGTTATCTTCCGGCGCACTTAAGATAATCCTCTGTCGAAAGTCGAGCATTTCATTCGCAGTAGGCTTTTTATGACGACCAGCAAACCTAAGGAGATCGTACATGATTGTGTAATCGAGAGATTTTTCACGCATCTCCGGAATCCGGTAATAAGTGAATATCTCGGTCTCGTTTGACGCAACCCATTCGTTTACATTCATGATTTCAGCAAATGACTCAAAGGTCATATTGGCCCGCGGTGAAAGCGGATTGCGGAAAAGCATGTGAGTAAAGTCGTGAGCAAAATACATATCACGCACGAAATCATTTTTATAGTAATCTCCTCTGTCCAGCACAAAATTGAAGTACTGGGTGAAATGAGAAAATTCTTCAGGGGTCGATTGTTCGAAGAATATCGGCGCCCGGTTATCGATCACAAATTGAATCAAACCTTTATAGAAAGGATTTGATTTAAATTCGCGTGTACGAAATACATGCGAGAAAATATAGTTTTCATACTCCTCGACCGTATCAAAGATTTTAAAGTTTTTCATAGTGTACGTTTGGTTGAATTATACCACATATATTAGTATTCTGCAAGTATATTCCCTTTGAACTAAAAGTATTGTATTATCATTCCGGCACAAAAACATTTCATTTAAAAAAACAAATATGGAAAAAGGTTACGTAGACGTACTTTTAGGTCTCCAATGGGGAGACGAAGGCAAAGGAAAAATCGTAGATTATCTTTCGCCACAATATGACATCATTGCCAGATTCCAAGGCGGCCCAAATGCTGGACATACCTTGTATGTAAAAAACAAAGAAGGGAAACAGGAACGAATAGTTCTGCACGTTGTCCCATCTGGACTTACAAGAGAAGACGAGCTCATGGGGGTTCTCGGAAATGGTATGGTGATATGCCCTATCGCATTCAAGGATGAGATAAAAAACATCTTTGATATAACAGGTATTGATGTATGTGAAAAACTCATCATCTCTACAAACGCACATATGATTGTTCCGACTCACAGGCTTTTAGACAAAGCGAGTGAGATTGCAAAAGGTAAAGGCGCAATCGGGACAACCGGTAAGGGTATCGGGCCATGCTATATGGACAAAGCTGGCAGAAACGGCATTCGATTTGAATCATTGATTGACTTGAGTAAATTCAACGAAGAATACTTAAGACTTGAAAACAAACATCGTGAAATACTCAAACAACAATATGGGTACACCGATGAGCAAATCAATGCTGAGATCAAAGAGCAATGCTACAGCTTCAAAAGATCAATTCTTTTTATCAGAAGAAAAATGATTCGACAGATAAAGAGGACTGAGTATTGGCTGAACGAACAAATTCGTGAAGGCAAAAAAGTTCTCGCAGAAGGCGCACAAGGGACCATGCTCGACATCGACCACGGAACATATCCGTTTGTAACTTCATCTAGCACTATTGCTGGTGGAGCTTGCACAGGACTTGGAATATCACCACTTTTGATTCGCAAAGTGATCGGTGTAACCAAGGCCTATTGTACACGTGTAGGCAACGGAGAATTTCCGACAGAAATTACAGACCAAATCGGTGAACAGATCCGCAAAGACGGAAATGAGTTTGGTTCAACTACTGGTCGCCCGCGTCGCTGTGGCTGGATGGACTTCCCTGCTCTTGAATATTCGTTTTTGATAAACGGCGTGACAGATCTGATCATCACTAAAATTGATGTATTCAAAAACCTCTCTGGTTTTAAGGTATGTAGCGAATACATGGTGCAAGATAAAGTAAGTAGAGAATATCCAGTGGATTGCGACAAGGCCCTACCTCTGTATGAACAATTTGAATTCGACGAACACGAAAGAATGAATCTCGGAAACATCACCGACGAAGAAGAGTTTGGAAAAGGTATGAAGCAATTTATTTTCTTCATGAGATTGAAACTCGAGAACACAGGTGTTCAACTGGCTGGAGTATCAAACGGACCAGAGTGCGAAAAGTATATTGATATAAAGAGTCTGCAAACTGTATAAAACAAAAACCCGAGTTAATCTCGGGTTTTAATATTTTTAGAGAAAAGTTTCTCCAATTTGTCTCCAACTTTCAAATCGGTGAGGTATGTCAGTTATTGACTTATTTGAAATAATGTTATACAATACTAATATAAAAAGTACAAATAATGAAGACAGAAAAAACCAGATACCGCACTATTTCCGATGGACATGTAGAATTTCTACAATATTATCGCACCTACAAAGTATTCTTTGGGCTCATCAAATTAAGCGCATGGACCAATGTTTGGTACCCTTACTTTGACAAGCTATGGGGACGAACACTCGACTCCTCTGGATATAACGGATATGCTTGCACTTACAATACAAACCTTGAAAAATTCAAGGATGATTGGCCAAACATAGAAGACTACTTCAAATGGGCAGAAGAACAGCAGAAAATACTTGAAGCAGAGGCAAAAGAGTATAAGGAAGAGATAGAGAAAAAGAAAGGTGAAGTAAAGATGTTGTAAAAATACAATAACTAAACTTCTTAAAGCATCATTTTTAAAGTGATGCTTTTTTATTTGATTTGCGTCACGAATACTAAGTCTACTAGTATTACTTCGAAACACTGGACGGATTAAGTACTTGCTTGTGATCCACAATAATTTGTTCGCCATCGCTCTATGTGGTCACGAATCACTAAGTATTTTATTTCGATTACTCATAAAATACAAAGTGTTCGCGACCCCACCTCGCCTGTCGCAGGGCGACATGACTGCGGCTTCACCGCGTAGCAAAAAATCCCAAGCAGTTGGGATTTTTCTGTTGTGCTTGTGGTCACGAATCACTAAGTATTTTATTTCGATTACTCATAAAATACAAAGTGTTCGCGACCCCGGCTCGTGGTTTTGTGTGCTCACAAAACATCACTGCGCCCGTCACACATAACAAAAAGACTGGAGCAGTCCAGTCTTTTTGTTATGTGTGAGCCTAATCGAGATGCGACCCAAAGATTCATTGCCCTGTAAGGATTATTTTAACCTTTCCTTGGCGTCAGATCGACCCTTCTCGAGAGTAGCTTTCTTTGTATACAAATGAGGGTTTTGCTTCCTATCTTGATCTAGTAACCATCGAAATACTGCGACCACTCTATCACTTTCTTCTTTAGTCCAATTTTTAGGATTTCTTTTATCTTCTTGGTTCATAAAAAGTGACAAAAGTGACACAGGTTCGACTATAAAAGTTACAGATTACTGTAACTTTTATAGTCTACAAACCCCAAGAATCATGAGCTTCTTTTGTGTAATGATTTAAAGTTGTTTTTGGGTGATTATTCATATCAAATTGAGAGATTGCATCTGCTATCGGTTCCTTTTTAAAAGGGATATGAATAATTCCAACCTGCCTGTTGCTTATTGC belongs to Candidatus Nomurabacteria bacterium and includes:
- a CDS encoding NAD(+)/NADH kinase, which gives rise to MTHKFDRVAIFYRPDISGGSTWEKKIISKLKSLNKKIEIGSKRPKVVIALGGDGTIMEAIRNFKHFSPLFIGLNLGHVGFLATIREKKNFLKGIEKIYKGEYTVSERMMLHVGVVRKGKEIYETQALGDMYIQNLTGLLDLDIHIDEHLVQRVHGTGAIASTASGSTAYNLSLHGPIVMPDINCIVVNEILDHNTPTPSMIIKKTKRVSFHIKNFRRRNEVLLAKDGLDIDVGMWTDGVLVMRLLPGDIVHVARARGKIKLAEIEKDYFFKSIQQKFTFK
- a CDS encoding adenylosuccinate synthase, yielding MEKGYVDVLLGLQWGDEGKGKIVDYLSPQYDIIARFQGGPNAGHTLYVKNKEGKQERIVLHVVPSGLTREDELMGVLGNGMVICPIAFKDEIKNIFDITGIDVCEKLIISTNAHMIVPTHRLLDKASEIAKGKGAIGTTGKGIGPCYMDKAGRNGIRFESLIDLSKFNEEYLRLENKHREILKQQYGYTDEQINAEIKEQCYSFKRSILFIRRKMIRQIKRTEYWLNEQIREGKKVLAEGAQGTMLDIDHGTYPFVTSSSTIAGGACTGLGISPLLIRKVIGVTKAYCTRVGNGEFPTEITDQIGEQIRKDGNEFGSTTGRPRRCGWMDFPALEYSFLINGVTDLIITKIDVFKNLSGFKVCSEYMVQDKVSREYPVDCDKALPLYEQFEFDEHERMNLGNITDEEEFGKGMKQFIFFMRLKLENTGVQLAGVSNGPECEKYIDIKSLQTV
- the nadD gene encoding nicotinate (nicotinamide) nucleotide adenylyltransferase; its protein translation is MKHIALYFGSFNPIHDDHKKVIQKVRNHENSPDEIWVVVSPINPDKPANSLAPSEDRAQMVELAVNDLDSVFVSRVEFDLPTPSYTFQTLRHLHKKYSDHKFSIITGTDVVNSIPTWEFADEILSHHFYVVGRDGNIDGEILAKISCTEIEPVGSMSATLIREKIKKGEKPDSIADGVYEYIVSKNLYS
- a CDS encoding NUDIX hydrolase; this encodes MKFDTSKLLNPWVSVDVVVFTLENNELKVLLTKRASDPFMGSWALPGGFLLKGETTEIAARRVLKQKAGVSSDVYLEQLYTFDTPGRDPRAPVFSITYFALVPIEDIKFAKTDKTESPEFISINHLPRLAFDHKDIVNYSIKRLQAKIQYTNAAYSILPKLFTFSQLQKVYEAILERAIDKRNFRKKFMQLGLIKETKKMLRGGKQRPAKLYEFISHKPAELKKFF
- a CDS encoding NUDIX domain-containing protein — its product is MPRRNLEILKKVHNIARTKKPDSYPERFFVPEDKGCWAIDWPEYDPPYFVHDSVLKKSMAGEIEAEDAYKNINQRFSKVIHRIAHDIEGRPLNPCGRTGIRGRGLLYQWGANRAVDIVMVTVHPRTGLLCFLAIKRADNGMNAVVGGMVDKGESKVTAALRELGEEVPQFKNFDQRLVKRMYRKYSDDYRNTDNAWIETTVFFAFLPKDKFIDTFYGLDKSEVESVSWIPVSEGLALHAGHERYVYDAVRYFIERNHGPIEVIRQCKFILNI
- a CDS encoding NAD(+) synthase — its product is MKKAKLTPRELGFVRVGAAVPSLKIGDISHNLDELEKLAKASFQNGSSITVFPELCITGYTVGDLFQQKIMIQKSLEGLFDLAGRTGNLSGVFIVGLPIEYQGALYNCAALIGGGEVLGIVPKSYLPNYSEFYEKRWFTEGIHVPKGATIKKNYLGQEIPFGTDIIFEDRDNKNLVLGIEICEDVWTVIKPSSKLALAGATILANLSASNEIVGKVTYRRDLVRQQSADTISAYVYTSSGPGESSTDLVFSGHAIIAENGSILSENERFKFDSQIVYADIDIDLIAMNRRRNISFGESKREINPENFRTVIVNMNCYYEKFKTLGRNITKTPFVPTDEKTRFEITEEIFQIQATALATRMRNSNIHKLILGLSGGLDSTLSMLVAIRSLEILGLPKENLTLITMPGFGTTKKTKTNAEKLAEAFGIKLESISIENGSKIQLRDVGHDGEKQNVTFENVQARYRMMTLQDIANERGGLVLGTGDLSELALGWCTFGGDHTVTYNVNGGVPKTLVQHVVRYAGKVYGGSIEEVLNEILGTPISPELLRGDKDNPTQKTEDVVGPYELHDFFLFHFLRRGENPSKILYLAKYAFGEEYETETIRKWLGEFLKRFFSQQFKRSIIPDGPKVGSVTLSSRGDWRMPSDASAKMWIEELNNVII
- a CDS encoding nicotinamidase, which gives rise to MKEAKKALLIIDVQNDFCPGGSLAVTDGDRVVEPLNNMIKLARENGWLVIASRDWHPKDTAHFKEFGGIWPAHCIEGTGGAKFKHGLLFPEKTVIINKGTSKKDDGYSPFEGTDTVLDLPLAQILNIKGITDIFIGGLATDYCVKAGVLDALKNGYGVYLLEDAIKAVNLKPDDGANAIAEMQNAGAIITTTTEVINEKR